From the Flavobacterium gyeonganense genome, the window ACATCTTCAAATTGCTTTTCAACCGTTTCCATATTCGCGGGCATTTGCACAGGCAATAATCCTGAAGGTTCTGTTTTTCCTGAAATAATATCTAAAACAGCTTGCGAAGAAACTCCGAAATTCAATACAATTCCTTCTACTTGTTTTTCAAATTCATTGAAAATCATAGGTTTTGAAGCTGTAACCGAAACAATAACTGGTTTTCCATTCATCATATCTTTCGTGTCCAGAATCGTTCTCAAATCCATGGTATTGGCGGCAGTAACGGTTTTGTTTTTGTATGTCCTGTCTTTGATAGCTGGATCGATTACCTGATCTCCCGCCGCAATACTTTTTGTTCTTGCTTCAGATGCTGTGTATGATCCGTATTGAAGTGAAATCGGTACATAACCATTACTTCCGTTTGTTCTGTCTTTTATGTCATAACCGCCTTCTAAACTCTGCGGACTGGTTACAAAAACAATAGCAAAATCGGCTTTTGAAGGATCATCCGTTACATTGTAATATTTCTTAACCAATTCTAAATTTACCGGATAATCCAATTTCGGCTGACTCGCAATTCCCCACCAATCTTTGGTTGAAGCCGTATAAATCTTCGGAATAAAAACAGTTTTCTTTTCTTTTAAAGGCATCACCGAAGCTTTGTTTTTTAATAATACAACTGATTTCAATTGTGCTTCATAACCTGCTTTCATAAATTCAGGATTTCCAACAATCGCTTTTGTTTCTTCAACATTTAAATACGGATTTTCGAAAAGACCCACTCTAAAAATGTTTTTTAACAAACGAACAGCCGATCTTTCAAATCGGGCTCTCATAAAAGATTCACCAAATTCTTTAATTCCCATTTGATAAGCTTCTAAAACCGGCATTTTATCATTATTCCCTCCAAACTGATCAACACCTGCGATGATTGCTTTGTAGTGTCTTTCTGCGATAGAAAGATTCTCAACTCCCCAAGGTTTTCCAGCAAAAATATTTGGTGTTTTTCCTTCTTCGGCAGTTACCAGCCAATCGGTGCAGACAACGCCATCATAGCCGTATTTATCTCTTAATAAATCGGTTATAATGTATTTACTAAAACCATTGGCAACATTTTCATTGTATTTTTTATCCTGATCAAAAGTAATAGTGTAATAAGGCATTACCGCCGAAGCTTTACTCGTTTTTCCTTTTAATTTGAAAGCACCATTAACAAATGGATCAATATGTTGCTGCAAATTATTTCCAGGATAAACGGCAAATTTCCCGTATGCCCAATGTCCGTCGCGTCCGCCTTCTTCAGCGCCTCCGCTTGGCCAGTGTTTTACCATAGCGTTCACACTTTTGTAACCCCATCCGTCTTTGATTTCGTCTTTTCCGTACGAGGTTTGGAAACCATCAATATAAGCTCTTCCCATGTCTCTGGTTAAAGCTGGGCTTTCGCCGAAAGTCATCGAAATTCTGTACCATCTTGGCTCAGAACCTAAATCGATTTGTGGCGAAAGTGCCGTTGCAATTCCCAAAGCGCGGTATTCTTTAGCTGCAATTTGTCCAAACTGTTCTACTATTTTTGGATCAAAAGTAGAAGCCATTCCTAAACCATCCGGCCACATTGAGATTGTTCCTCCCGCTCCTGCATTAAACTCTGACGTTACATTTGCCGTATGACGTGGATCTGTACTGGTGTTACTCGGAATTCCAAGTCCGATTCCTTCTACAAAAGCCTGCATTTGGTTGTTCCATAAAGCCGCAACTTCTGGCGTTTCTACACTTGTAATTAACACATGGCGAAGATTGTCTTCTTTTAAAAATGCTTTTTGTTCATCTGTCAGATTCCACGATTTAGCACCGCTCTCATTAAACACTTTTCCGTTATAATGTCCCGCTCTGTATCCGTCAGCTGGAGCTGGCAAAGCCTGATGACGACTGTAAAGCATTAAACCCGCAATTTGCTCTACTGACATTTTTGAAGCTAAATCTTTTGCTCTTTCATCTTCTGAAAGGCGCCAGTCTTCATATTTATCAAGCTTTCCATTTTTATTTAAATCTTTGAACTTTTTACCATTTACAGTTAAAATTTGGATGCCAGATTCAGGAGAATATCCCAAATCTGCACCTTTATTGTTTTTAACTACAGTAAAATTTCCTTGCTGTGCCTGCATCGTAACACTTAGAAAAAAACGAAACTGGCAGTTATAATATTTTTTTTCATCTGAAATAAATTTAGAATCTGAAATTAAGTGACGCTTCTAAAGTGAATGGACGAATGTAAGATCCAACCAAAAGCTGATCGTAATACGCCGAAGCATCTGTAATTAACTCCGCTCCGTTGATGGTTCCTTTTGCCCCTGTCTGATTTAAGAAGTTTACAGCGGTTAAACCAATATCAAAATGATTGTTGATTTTGTAGTTCACTCCTCCAAAAGTTTCCCATCTTGGCGCAAAATATAAAGCGTTTGTTAAGTTCGCATACTGCTTGCTGAAATAACGGAAACTCGCCCAAACCTTGAAATCTTTGTAGGTGTAACTCGGATCGATTTCCATTAAAACTTTAGAAATTTCTAATACATTTTTGTCGTTGTACGAATAGTTATTTCCGAAAGCAGAGAAATCATAGTTTTTGTAAACCGGATCCTGGAACGTGATTAAATAATGCAGATTGAATCCTTTAAACGGCGAAGCCACAATATCTGTCGTCCAGCCTAAAGTCTGGATATCGTAGAAAACCGTTGCTACTTCTGACTGACTTGCATCTGCCGGGTTTACCAAATTTAATCTTGCCTGATAATTGTTTCTTGTTAAATAAGTAGCCTGAGAAACCAAACTAAATTTATCCTGATTGTAATATAATCCAAATGCTGCCAAAGGGCTTTTAGTTTTAGTCATATTTGGTGCAACTGCTCCGGAATAACTTTCTAACTGACCATTTTTTTCTGTATAGGTAAAGTCCGCAAGAATTCCTGCACGTTTTGTCACTTTATAAACTGCATTTATCGAACCTCCTAAATGAAACCAGTTGTTATCGAAATATGTCTTTTGGCTTGGATCAAAAACTAAATCCGGAGTTCTGGCAGTTTGATAATAGTCTCCTTTTAGTTTGTGGTATCTTAAATTAACGCCGTAAGCTAAACTTAAACGATCATTTATTGTCCAGTTATCAGAGAAATATCCGGATAATTTGTTTTCAAAACCATTGTGGTATTCTCCACCTACATTATAATTGTAAAATCCATCAGCATCTGTATTTGAAGTTCCGCCTGGAGAATTACGAACCAGTTTATCAGGATTAGCACTTACCGTTTGGTTAAAAAAAGAACGGCTTGATGTAAAATCATCAACCTGGTAATAATATTCCATCAAACCAAATCTCCATTTATGTTTTTCTGCATTCTTATTAATTTCAAATCTTGACATAGCTGTTGTAGTGGGTACACCATCCGTATACAATCCTAACATTGAGTTTACGTTTCCAACATACGCCTGTCCGTTTGTCTGATAAGAGAAATTATCAGCGGCACTTGCAGAAAATATACTAAGCGGAATTGCAATTAACTGTGAAGCTTTTTGAAGTTCTGAAACGAGTTGAGAAATTAAATTTCCAGTCGTTTGCCAAGTCATAATTCCCTAAGATATCAAAAGTATGTGAAGTCGTTGCAGCATCGCTTCCACCCATGTCTGCCATCTTCGTTTCTCCCGTCAAAATATCTTTAAACTTCATAATTCCGTCATTCACAATATAAGAATCACGACCAATTCTAAAATCATTATATTCTTCTACTTTTCCGCCTTCTTTATATCTAAAAACGGCATAATTGGTTAAAGAAGCAGAGTTGGCATATTTATACAAAAAGCTAATCTGCCCTTTTCCGTTATTGAATCTTTTCGTTAATCCCGCTCTGTAGATTTGCGTTCTGTCTGAATAATTAGCAAATTTTAAATCAAAAGAGTTCGGATCAAAATTGGCATAAGCACCCATTGTGTATGACCAGCCTTTTGCCAAGGGACCGGAAACGTTGACATCACCTTTCATCCATCCGAAACTTGATCCGGAAAGATTTCCAACAATTTCCAATTTATCTGTTCCTAATTTGGTGTATGAATTGACCGCAAAACCTAAATCTCCGGTTGTAATAGCTGCTTCTCCAATTTTCAATAATCCCGTTTTCCCTAAACTTGTACTTTGTCTCCAAGTCCTATTTGGCAGTTCTGGCCAGAAATAATAAACAACCGGTAAATCATTTTCCTGAATCGTAATTCCGCCAACTGTAGATGGAAGTCCAATATTTACATCACGCGGTCCAGTGTTGTTGGCCGCATTCAACATTACGTTTCTGTTTTTTCTTCTTTGGTATCCGATTCTACAATTTTAGTTTTTGGTTTAATCGAATCTATAGGTTTTTCCTGTTTTTTTTCTTCTTGAGAAAAAGCATCAATTGTTGGAAAAATTGCCATAAAAAAGGCTGTGATAATTAATTTTTTCATTGAAGTTTAAGTTAGTTTGTTTTTGCGAATTTTCATTGCTTCATAATGAAGCAATATTAATTACAATTTCTCAATTCAACAAATAATTCGTGTTATAATTTTTGAATTCGCATAAATTTCAGCGAATAAATTTCATAAAAACAACAATCTGACATATTACCTGAATCTTTAAACTGAAATATAAAAATCACTACCCTGTTTTCGCAAAGTATTGAAATCAGTGGGCAAGAGAGTTTTTTTTGTTCAAATCCGAAAAGAAATTTATTTAGAATTAGAAAAGAAAAGCATCTCTAAATATTTTTTCCCTTAAATAAAAATTATCAGAAAAAACTTAAATGATTTGACTTGTACCATTTAAAAAAACTAAATTTGGAATTAATTGTATTGTAATGGATTTCAAAAAATTAATCGAAAGTCGTTCAGAAGAGCATTTTAAAAACTACATTCCAACACTTTCTATTGACTGTGTAATTTTCAGTTTTCACGAAACAACCCTTCAGGTTTTGATACTAAAAATGAAGGATCAGTATGGTTGGGAGCTCCCTGGCGGTTATGTAAAAAAAGAAGAAAATGTAGATGATGCCGCTGTTCGCATCTTAAAGGAGCGTACAGGAACCGAAAATATCTATTTGCAGCAATTTTATACGTTTGGAAATTTAAAGCGTTCTGAAAGTGCTTTTGAAGAATACAGTGATGATCTTTGGCATAAACAGCGTTTTGTTTCTATTGGCTATTACGCCTTGGCAGAACATTCGAACTTAAAACTAATTGTCGATGAATATTCTAGTGCTGTTGAATGGCACTCCATAGATAATCTGCCGTCATTTATGATGGATCATAGAGCTATTCTGGACAAAGCTTTAATGACACTTCGCGAACAGTTAAATAATCATCCTATTGGTTATAATTTATTACCCGAAAAATTTACAATGCCGGAACTGCAAAAATTGTATGAAATTATTTTGGGTAAAAAACTCAATCGGGGAAATTTTTACAGAAAAATTCTGCGTTTCGATATCCTGATTAAACTGGATGAATCAAGAAAAGGCGGTGCACACAAAGCACCGGATTTGTATAGTTTTGATTTAGAAAAATACAATGCCGCACTGAAAGACGGACTTCAGGGAAGCTGGTAGTTTGTTTAAAACATATAAGTCATATAAGTTCATTTTAGCTTCCTAAAAGGTTTCTAAAACTTTGTTGTTTACTTTTGATTCTTATTGTTTTCTCACAGAAGTAAATAACCAAACATCATTAATTTAGCTAAAGCCGAAATATTTTCATAAAAAAACCTCCAGTTAAAACTGGAGGCAATTCATTTCTAGCAAAGCTTTAGTCTAGTATTATTGAAAAGCAATTGGAGCCGCAAGGCAACTCTCCGGAATGTCAAAAGCATTTACCAAAGAAACCGCATCCGGCCTGATATCCCAACAAAGCTGATTGACCATTTTACGGATTGCTTTGGTTTTAACCGCTTCCATATAACCGTCTTCTAAATACCAGCCTTTGTTTTTTTCTATTTGTGAAAGTGCATACAGCTGATTTAATTTTAGTAATATTTCTTTTGTTTTTACATCTTCAACTTTTGCTATTGCAATTTGAAATTGTTCCAAAACCACTCTTTCCAAATACGCTCCAGCAACATCAATCATTTGGTGCTGTACTACATTAAATGCATCATAAGCTTCTAAACCACCATCTACTAATTTTTTAATACGTCTTGCTGCAGATGCCAAAATTGTTTTTTCCCTGTGGATGAAAGCCTGCAGATGAAATTCTGAATCCAGCAGATGTTCATCATCAGTTCTTCTGGTTGCAATTGGGTTTTTCTCAGCCAAAGCGGTTTTGGCATTTTCAAAAACATAATTAATGATGCCAAAAGACCCCATCTCTCCAAATGCTTTTCTGAATTCTGCTAAACGATTTTTGGCAACCAACTGCATCAAAACAGTGTTATCTCCTTCAAAAGTGGTATAGATTTCCGTATCGTTTTTTAAAGCGTCAATTCTGTTTTCAGACAAATATCCTTTTCCTCCGCAGGCTTCACGACATTCCTGTAAAATATCTCCTGTACTCCATGTAGAGTATGATTTCATTCCGGCTGCCAATGCTTCTATTTCCTGCATTTCTGATTCGGTTTTGTTTAGAAAACGATTCGTTAGATATTGTAATCCAAAATGGATGGCATAGGTTTTAGCTAAATGCGGAATCAATCTTCGCTGATGCATCCTGTAATTTAAAATCGGGACTTCAGAACCTCCTTCTGGTCCGAATTGTCGTCTTTGATCGCTGTAGCGAATGGCAATCGTAAGTCCTGATTTCGCTGCTGCCAAAGCCGAACGTGGAATTCCGATTCTACCTCCGACCAAAGTACCTAGCATCGTAAAAAATCGTCTGTTATCACTCGGAATCGGGCTTTCGAATTCTCCTTTGTCGTTCACAGATGCAAAACGATCCAGCATATTTTCTTTCGGAATCACGACATTATCAAAACGAATGGTTCCGTTATCTACACCATTCAGTCCCATTTTATGACCGCAATCGCCTATTGTAATTCCGTTTAAAACATTTCCGTTTGTATCGCGCAATGGCACAACAAAAGCATTTACGCCATAATCGTGACCGTCAATAATCAGTTTGGCAAAAACCGTCGCCATTTGTCCATGAACGGCAGCATTACCAATATATTCTTTCTGGGCTTTTTCGTGAGGTGTATGAATGGTAAAAGTCTGATCGTTATGATTGTAAGTTGCTGTTGTTTCAAGGCCTTTTACATTTGAGCCATGATGTGTTTCAGTCATTGCAAAACAGCCAGGAAGTTTTAATTCGCCAATATCTTTAAGATATTTTGCATAATGTTTTTCGGTTCCTAATGACTGAACACTCATTCCCCAAAGTCCAAATTGTACGCCAAATTTAATTACGAGGCTTAAATCATGATAACTCAACGTTTCCATAATCGCAAAATAATCCGCTATGTTTTCACCTCCGCCATGTCTTTTTGGATATGCCATATTGCCAAGATTCTCATCGGCTAAAATTTTGCACCAATTGTAAACCGTCTGACGATAGACATTTATATCTGTTGAAGTTTCATAAGCAAATTCAGGTCTTGAAATTACTTCTTTTACTTTTTTGATAATAAGGGCCTCCTCTCCATCTAAAATTTCAATTAACTTTTGAATATCAAAATTATCTGTAGTTTTAGTAGTAGCGGTAAGAGAGTCTCCTTTGGTTTTGAAGTTCTGAATTAATTCTTCACCCAAAACTCCCAAATCATTCTCCAGTTTTATAAAATTCTGTTCTAATCCTGAAATATTCAAATCCTTTTCAGAAAGTGCTGCTGCGATATCAAAAATAGACTTTATAGAAGATTTATCTTTAATACTTTTCTCAATATCCGATTTCCATTGTTTGAGTTCATTTCGCGAAGGCGGATTCGAAATATCCACTTTCGAAAGCAGAAACTGCTGCTCTTCCGGAGAAAGAATAGTTAGAGAAGTAATAAATTCTTGTAAAGTCGAAAACTCTTTTTGCGTTAAAAGATCGTCTGACCAAACAAGGTATAAAAGTGGTATAAAAGCCTTAATTTTTGAATTCTCCATAGTGAACTAAGTATTAATTTGTCTGTTGTTAAATTAATACAATTAATTGAAGTTTTCTATAAAATCAGGCGCAATTAGGATTTTTTTCACATTTCAGAAATCAAAAATAAAATTCCATTATTGTAAATTCCTGACCTGCTTTGCTGAACGTTTGAAATGTATCTTTCATTCCCAATTTCTCATAAAAGGATTTTTTATTTGATCTTGCATTACACCAAATTCTTCTTAACTCTTTTTTTCTGGCTAATTGGAAAACATACTTCAAAAGTCCGGATGCTATTCCCAGACCCTGATATTCGGGTAAAGTTGCAAGCTTTCTAAACTGCATTTCATCATCTAAAATAAAACAGGATACAATGGAAACCAGTTTTTCTTCTATAAAAAAGCCAAAATGCAGTCCGGATTCATCTTCATCCAGCTGAACAAATGCTAAAGGTTGATCCGGCCACATTACTTTATGCCTGATTTGCCAGGTATCTGAGGGTTTGATTGATTTTATTATCATACAAAACATAAAAAGAAACCGCCTGATCCATACGGAAAAGACGGTTCTAAAATAATCTATTTTTTCTTATTTAGCTACAGAGCTATATTGTTCCAAATTAACATATTCTTCTACTTTCTTTTCAGACAAACCACGTGTCAGCCATCCTTTTTTATGCGCAGTAATAATGGCGTAAGGTGTGATCCAAAACAGGCTAAAGCT encodes:
- a CDS encoding glycoside hydrolase family 3 protein — encoded protein: MQAQQGNFTVVKNNKGADLGYSPESGIQILTVNGKKFKDLNKNGKLDKYEDWRLSEDERAKDLASKMSVEQIAGLMLYSRHQALPAPADGYRAGHYNGKVFNESGAKSWNLTDEQKAFLKEDNLRHVLITSVETPEVAALWNNQMQAFVEGIGLGIPSNTSTDPRHTANVTSEFNAGAGGTISMWPDGLGMASTFDPKIVEQFGQIAAKEYRALGIATALSPQIDLGSEPRWYRISMTFGESPALTRDMGRAYIDGFQTSYGKDEIKDGWGYKSVNAMVKHWPSGGAEEGGRDGHWAYGKFAVYPGNNLQQHIDPFVNGAFKLKGKTSKASAVMPYYTITFDQDKKYNENVANGFSKYIITDLLRDKYGYDGVVCTDWLVTAEEGKTPNIFAGKPWGVENLSIAERHYKAIIAGVDQFGGNNDKMPVLEAYQMGIKEFGESFMRARFERSAVRLLKNIFRVGLFENPYLNVEETKAIVGNPEFMKAGYEAQLKSVVLLKNKASVMPLKEKKTVFIPKIYTASTKDWWGIASQPKLDYPVNLELVKKYYNVTDDPSKADFAIVFVTSPQSLEGGYDIKDRTNGSNGYVPISLQYGSYTASEARTKSIAAGDQVIDPAIKDRTYKNKTVTAANTMDLRTILDTKDMMNGKPVIVSVTASKPMIFNEFEKQVEGIVLNFGVSSQAVLDIISGKTEPSGLLPVQMPANMETVEKQFEDVPFDMIPHKDSEGNIYDFAFGLNWKGVIKDARTEAYKK
- a CDS encoding NUDIX hydrolase; protein product: MDFKKLIESRSEEHFKNYIPTLSIDCVIFSFHETTLQVLILKMKDQYGWELPGGYVKKEENVDDAAVRILKERTGTENIYLQQFYTFGNLKRSESAFEEYSDDLWHKQRFVSIGYYALAEHSNLKLIVDEYSSAVEWHSIDNLPSFMMDHRAILDKALMTLREQLNNHPIGYNLLPEKFTMPELQKLYEIILGKKLNRGNFYRKILRFDILIKLDESRKGGAHKAPDLYSFDLEKYNAALKDGLQGSW
- a CDS encoding GNAT family N-acetyltransferase: MIIKSIKPSDTWQIRHKVMWPDQPLAFVQLDEDESGLHFGFFIEEKLVSIVSCFILDDEMQFRKLATLPEYQGLGIASGLLKYVFQLARKKELRRIWCNARSNKKSFYEKLGMKDTFQTFSKAGQEFTIMEFYF
- a CDS encoding acyl-CoA dehydrogenase, which encodes MENSKIKAFIPLLYLVWSDDLLTQKEFSTLQEFITSLTILSPEEQQFLLSKVDISNPPSRNELKQWKSDIEKSIKDKSSIKSIFDIAAALSEKDLNISGLEQNFIKLENDLGVLGEELIQNFKTKGDSLTATTKTTDNFDIQKLIEILDGEEALIIKKVKEVISRPEFAYETSTDINVYRQTVYNWCKILADENLGNMAYPKRHGGGENIADYFAIMETLSYHDLSLVIKFGVQFGLWGMSVQSLGTEKHYAKYLKDIGELKLPGCFAMTETHHGSNVKGLETTATYNHNDQTFTIHTPHEKAQKEYIGNAAVHGQMATVFAKLIIDGHDYGVNAFVVPLRDTNGNVLNGITIGDCGHKMGLNGVDNGTIRFDNVVIPKENMLDRFASVNDKGEFESPIPSDNRRFFTMLGTLVGGRIGIPRSALAAAKSGLTIAIRYSDQRRQFGPEGGSEVPILNYRMHQRRLIPHLAKTYAIHFGLQYLTNRFLNKTESEMQEIEALAAGMKSYSTWSTGDILQECREACGGKGYLSENRIDALKNDTEIYTTFEGDNTVLMQLVAKNRLAEFRKAFGEMGSFGIINYVFENAKTALAEKNPIATRRTDDEHLLDSEFHLQAFIHREKTILASAARRIKKLVDGGLEAYDAFNVVQHQMIDVAGAYLERVVLEQFQIAIAKVEDVKTKEILLKLNQLYALSQIEKNKGWYLEDGYMEAVKTKAIRKMVNQLCWDIRPDAVSLVNAFDIPESCLAAPIAFQ